Genomic window (Vampirovibrionales bacterium):
CCGCGTTTTCGCTGCTGGAGCAGGGCCGCTACAACCGCCTCACCGTGCAAGTCAGCCGTGGATGCCCGCTGAAATGCGAGTTCTGCGCCAGTTCGATTCTGCTCACGCGCAAATACAAGTACAAGCCCATTCACAAGGTACTTGCCGAGCTGGATGCCCTGTGCGCCTTGTTTGGCCGCCCCTTCATCGAGTTTGTGGACGACAACGCCTTTCGCGACAAGGCGTACTGGCGCGAGCTGATGCCAGCGCTCAAGGCGCGGCGCCTGCGATGGTTCGCCGAAACCGACGCCTCCGTCGCGCAAGACGGCGATTTCCTGCGTCAGATGCGCGACAGCGGCTGTTATCAGGTCTTAATCGGCTTGGAGAGCCCGGACGAGGCGGCGCGCGATCGGCTGGAACTCACCAGCAACTGGAAGCGTCGCCCCGGCGCGGATGATATCACCGCCATCGCAGCGATTCAGGGCGCGGGCGTGCGGGTGATCGGCTGCTTTATCGTTGGACTGGACGGCCATCGCCCGGATATTTTTGGCGAGATTGAAGCGTTTTCGGAGGCGTCCGGGTTATTTGACGTTCAAGTGACGCTTCCCACAGCCTTTCCCGGAACGCCGTTCGCCCAGCGTCTGGAGGCTGAAGGCCGTTTGCTGGCCCCGCGCGACTGGCGCACGCGCACGCTGTTCGATGTCAACTTTACCCCGCGCGGTATGAGCGTCGCCGCGCTGACTTCAGGCTTTCGCGATCTGGTCGGGTCGCTCTACAGCGAGCCCGCCAGCCGCCGGCGCAGCCGCGCTTTTCATCGCATGGCGCAGGCGGGCGCAGCGAGAGAAGCCGCCAAGCGTTAAGCCCTCGCCTTTTAAGCAGATTTTCCGCAAATTTTGCGCGCGACGCTCGTTAATACAAGCGTTGTTTCTCCGCACGCGAGCATTCCCCATGACCTTTCCTGCGTTTTCCATAGGCGCCGCCGCAAGGCGGCCTCTGCTGCTGCTGACGCGCGCAAATGCGCCTCGCTTCGCCGCCGCCGCCGGTCAAGATCCGCCCGCGCCGCCGTCCCAGCCCGCCCGCCCGCGGTTATCCGATCAACCGAAGATCGTGGCCAGACACGAGCTCGGGCATCTCATTAGCTTCATTGCGAACGGCGACAAAAAATTGGCAATCTCGCTCAAATCAGACGAAGTTTTAAAAGGATCCGTCACTCCTGAAAAACGCCCCCTGACGGCGAGAAATTATTGGAACCATGTGGTTTCCTGCATTGCAGGCTTAATATTCACTTGCAACAATCGACTTTATGAATGTCTGAAAGATAAAAATGAGAGCGCCCCCCTCCTATGCACCGCCGGGAACGATATCCGTTTAATGCGGAAATTTCTAGAAAAAGGCTGCAAGGCAGGGCTTTTTACGTTGACAGACATAGACCTGTCGCCTTTGCCGCTTGAGCGGTATATCGATATTGTTAAAGGGTCTCTATCAGGCAAAGAAGATATCGCCTTTATCAATCGCTACGTAGAAGATTTGACGGCCACCGTGAAGCATCCGATCATCCAGATGGCGGCGAAAACGGCGGGGGATCTGTTTAACGCAATTCCACCCGAAACGCTCGAAGCGATGACGGCCGAATGCGTCGCCAAACGCCGGATTTCCCAGGATGAGATGCCCGCCTTTATTGAGCGCCATCTGCCGCTTCGCCTGCGCGCCAAGCTCAAGCTGATCATGCGCCGCTCGGAAACCGAAGCCTTACGACAGCTGGCGCCCCCGTCGGCGTCGATCCCGCCGAAAAATCTATAATTTTCAAAATTCTCAAAACCCTCTCATAGAAGGCAGAAACGCCGTTCTAAAAAAATTTTTTCAAGCCTGGCGTGGGTTCCTGAAAATCGTAAATATTGATCTCTATTCAAGATATACGAAATATGCCATTATTAAAGATGTCAGCCATTCTACGCGTTTAAAGCCAGTTTGAGGGGTTGCGGACCGGCAGGAAACGCGAGGGGCTTTCTTACCTGCCGATTCAGGGGTCTGAATCGGGGGAGTCGTCGCGCGCTCGAAAGGAGATTCGCTGCTATGACGCGTTGTTTGCACTGTCAAAGTCGTTTCTGCCGCACGCTGGAGCGTCGTTGGACGCTCATTCCCAGTGATGGATCCGGCGGCGGAGGCGTTGCGCTCTTGCTGAAGCGCCGATGCAACCGGTGCCGGGCGATTCGCTTCGAGGCGATCGCAGCGCCCAGCTTCGACGCGCGCCCAAGCAGCGCAGCCGACTGGCAAGACGCGCTCAAACGACTGCCATCCAGCGCGCCAGCGGTCGTCTACGGCCGACTGAGCGTGATGATCAGCGATTATTCCAAACGCGTCGCCCGACCCAGCGACGTCGCGATTGGCTATCTACGGCGCATCGCCGTCGCGCAACACGTATCCGCGAGCGCCGGAAAGGGAATCGTTTCATGAAAGGCTCTTCAAAATCAGGCCGAAAACACGCCTCGCGTCCGGGGCCGTTTCAACCGTCAATTATCGAGATGATGCCGCGCACGCTGGCCTACCTCAGCCAGTGCCTCGACAACACGGAAGACTCGAAATCGCAACAATGGGCAGCCACCTGGGTCTTACGCCTCTGTCCGAAGGAGACCGCGCCCGAGGCGACAACGCCAGAGCCGCACGACAACCCGGACGAGGCCCCGCTGTCCATCGAAGCCCTCGCCGCGATGAGCGATGACGAGGTCATGTCACGGCTGATGGCCCTGCTGAACGACGATGCGCCGCCCGCAAGCGAGGCGCGCCATGACGCCTGAGGCCTTCGACGCCAGTCTGCGCGTGATTCGAATCGTCTCACGCGAGCACTTTGAGCGCTACGCCAGCGCCTTGCGCTCGCTGCTGCGCGCGTGTCAGGGCGCCTTGCTGGATGACGCCGACTGGCAGGCGGGCATCGGCGTCGACGACTGGCTGGAGAATCTGGCCGACAGTGCGCCGTGGCTGTGGCTGGGCGTGGACGCGCATGGGGTCGTCTACACGGGCGCATCGCTCACCGATATCGCCCCCGGCCGCAGCGCAACCCTGCACGGAATCAGCCGCCCGACGGTGAGGCGTCGGGCCATTATCGGCGAAACCGCGCTGGCGGCAATGGAATGCGCCTACTTTGAACTCGATCTGCCCGTCGTTCGCGCCGAGTGCCGCGCCGACAATACGGGAGCCAAGGGCTTTTGCTGGCGATGCGGCTTTCATGGCGAGGGACGCGCGCCCAACGCCGTCACCGTGAATGGTCGGGCGGTCGATCTGTTGTTCTACGCCCTGAGTCGGGGCGATTACGTCACCCATACCAGGAGGATCCTTACCTATGGCATTCGGCAAGAAAAAAAGCGGGCTTAAAGCGCCACGCTTGCGGCCCCCCGCAATGACGCAAATTGAAACCCGCACGCCGCTGGGCGATGCGTTTATCACCCGCAACGAAAACGGCGCTCTGATTAACGAATCGCGCCTGTCGCCGCAAAGCGCGCAGATTGTCGCCGACGCCCGCGACGAACTCGGCGCGCTGACCCGTTCGCTGGGACGGACCGACAGCCAGCGCGCAGGAGAGATCGATCGCGCGCAACGCGAGCTGTACAAGCTGGAAGCGTCCGGCATCGAGAGCGACGCAGGGCTGGCGGCAGAAAAACTGCGTTCGCAATTGTCGCGACGCTTTGGCGGCAGCCTCAACGCCTCATTCGGCGGCGATCTGCTCGCGCGTATGGACAGCGGGCGGCTGAACGCGCTGGCGGACGCCCGACAGCGCGCGGGCGCCGCAGCGCAGGAGATGACCGCGCAAGACGAAGCCAGTCGCCTGCGCCGGGCCAACACGTTGATGAGCCTCCTGAGTCAGTATCAGGGCCAGGCCCAGAGCGCAGCCGAAAGCGGCAGCTCACTGCTGACGGGCGAACTGCGCCTGCAGGCGGCCAATCGTATGCGTCTGCTCGAAAATTATCAAAGCAATCTGGACGAAGCCCGCAAGCGCCGTCAGGAGACGCTCAGCAAGATTCTGTCGGTCGGAGGCGCGACCGTCGGCGGCGCTCTGGGCGCGATGGTCGGCAATCCGGTGCTGGGGGCTTCCCTTGGCGGGGCCGCCGGACGTGGAGCGGCGGGATTGTTTTCGTAGAAGGGGGACGCAATAGCGCACCGCGCGCCTGCGAATACTGCCTTCAGGCGCGGTTTTCCGGCTCCCGCCGCTGGATAGGCGCAAGGCGGGAGCCTCTCTTTCTCTCTTTCTCTTTTTAAAATCTCTCTTTTTAAAATTTATATTTTTAAAATTTCTCTCTTTTTAAGATTTCTCGAATTTTTTCGGATTTTCTCAGAGTTACCCTCTTACAAGTACAGGAAACAGGGACAATGGCATGCGAACTTTCGTTACTGGCACAGCGTTTTCGGCTGCTGCACCGCGCGCGCCGCTCTCCGCTGACGCGACAACTGGCGCTGGAAGCCTGTCGACGCGACCCCGGCTTCTGGTTTGATTACTTCTGCTGGACGTTTGACCCGCGGCGTACGCCGTCGCGGCTGCCCTTTCAGCTCTATCCCTTTCAACGCGAGCTGCTGAGCGCCTTATGCGCGGCCATCGACAAGGGCGATGATCTGCTTATCGAAAAAAGCCGCGATATGGGCGTGAGCTGGATCACGCTGCTGGCCTTTCAATACTACTGGCTGTTTCGAGAAGGCAGTCATTTTCTCATCGGCTCACGCAAAGCCGATCTGGTGGATTCGCGCGGCGATCTTTCGACGCTGCTGCAAAAATGTCGCTTTAATTTCTCCATGCTCCCGTCGTGGATGCGTCCTGCGGGATTTAAAGACGGAACGCACAACGGCGTGATGCGGCTGGTGAATCCCAAAAACGGCAATACGCTGATTGGCGAGAGCAGCAACCCGCACTTTGGACGCGGCGGCCGTTATAAAGCGGTTTTAATGGACGAATTCCCCTTCTGGCCCTATGACGACAAGGCTTTTGCCGCCGCCGGGCAATCGACGCCCAGCCGGATTCTGGTCGGCACGCCCTATGGCAAGCTGAATCGCTTTGCCCGCTTGCGTCTGGAAAGCGGCATTGCCGTCAAAACCCTGCACTGGCGCTTGCATCCCCTGCGCAATGAGACGTGGTATCTGCGCCAGCAAGGGCGCATGAGCCCGGAAGAGGTCGCCCGCGAGCTGGATATCTGCTACGAGCGCTCGGCCAGCGATCGCGTGTTTCGCGGCTTTGACCAGCGCCATGTGCGCGACGTCCTGCTACCGGTCCCCGGCAAGCGGATTTTACGGAGCTGGGATTTCGGTTATCGTTGTCCTGCCTGTGTATTCACCCAACTGGACGACCACGATCGTCTGCGCGTGCTGCACGAAGTCGTCGGGCAAGATGAATTGCTGCTGGATTTTATCGCGCGCGTGCGCGAAGAAGGCCGCCAGCGCTTCCCGGATGCTGATTACGAGGACGTCTGCGACCCGGCCGGGGTGCAGCGCAGCGACAAAAGCGCCTGCACTAGCGTGGAAATTCTCCAGAGCCAGGGCGTGTTTCCGTTTTTCCATCCCAGCGACGTGGCCGGGGGCATTGAGCGCATCCGTACCCAACTGGCGGAAACCATTGACGGACAACCCGCGCTGATGATCGCCCGGCGCTGTCGCAAGCTGATTGCGGCGATGGAAGGCGGCTATCGCTTCCGCTCGCCTGAGCGCGACGATCCCGCCCAGGAGCACCCGCACGAAGACGTGGTGGACTGCCTGCGCTACGCCGTCAGCTATAAATGCCGACTGCGACCGTCTGAGGACGAAGCCCGCCGCCGGCGTCATCGCGTCAGGCTGCCCGATCGCCGCCCACGCAACCCCTACACGGGATATTAGGCGCATTGGACACGCGGGGCCCCCTCGCCTACA
Coding sequences:
- a CDS encoding radical SAM protein, encoding MRILFVAISNITVCDTTLLDLGLTLPGFVKRSKAIASLPNLGLLTLAGQTPPPHETLYREVASAADFEQLPRDGVDLVAIASFTALIHQAYALSEKFREKGVKTVLGGLHATMEPEEALQHADAVVAGEGESVWPQILDDLAAGRLGGLYDARSQEFDLREAPAPAFSLLEQGRYNRLTVQVSRGCPLKCEFCASSILLTRKYKYKPIHKVLAELDALCALFGRPFIEFVDDNAFRDKAYWRELMPALKARRLRWFAETDASVAQDGDFLRQMRDSGCYQVLIGLESPDEAARDRLELTSNWKRRPGADDITAIAAIQGAGVRVIGCFIVGLDGHRPDIFGEIEAFSEASGLFDVQVTLPTAFPGTPFAQRLEAEGRLLAPRDWRTRTLFDVNFTPRGMSVAALTSGFRDLVGSLYSEPASRRRSRAFHRMAQAGAAREAAKR
- a CDS encoding GNAT family N-acetyltransferase; the encoded protein is MTPEAFDASLRVIRIVSREHFERYASALRSLLRACQGALLDDADWQAGIGVDDWLENLADSAPWLWLGVDAHGVVYTGASLTDIAPGRSATLHGISRPTVRRRAIIGETALAAMECAYFELDLPVVRAECRADNTGAKGFCWRCGFHGEGRAPNAVTVNGRAVDLLFYALSRGDYVTHTRRILTYGIRQEKKRA